A region of Rhodoferax potami DNA encodes the following proteins:
- a CDS encoding response regulator transcription factor produces MHLLLIEDDPALFTTLQRSLVRAQMRVDVCSDGAQALTYWNTLQPDVVVLDLSLPGVDGLDVLKQARRSGLRTPVLILTARGTVGDKVLGLNAGADDYLPKPFDLDELEARIRALHRRNADNPTPQSSDLLVGELRLDRNSGAIYHRHEVLDLTPRELALMTALMLRPGHAVSKERLFEVVFPGQVDVQFEAIEVVVYRLRKKLTAMRVSLVTLRGLGYLLKAD; encoded by the coding sequence ATGCATTTACTCTTGATCGAAGATGATCCCGCCCTGTTCACCACCCTGCAACGCAGCCTGGTACGTGCACAAATGCGGGTCGATGTCTGCAGCGATGGTGCACAAGCGCTCACCTACTGGAACACGCTCCAGCCCGATGTGGTGGTGCTCGACCTGAGCCTGCCGGGAGTAGACGGGCTCGACGTACTCAAGCAGGCGCGCCGCAGCGGCCTGCGCACGCCGGTTCTGATCCTGACCGCGCGCGGAACCGTCGGCGACAAAGTGCTGGGCCTGAATGCCGGTGCCGACGATTACCTGCCCAAGCCGTTTGACCTCGATGAGCTGGAAGCCCGCATACGCGCCCTGCATCGCCGCAATGCCGACAACCCGACACCCCAGAGCAGCGACCTGCTGGTCGGAGAGTTGCGGCTGGACCGCAACAGCGGCGCCATCTATCACCGCCACGAGGTCTTGGACTTGACCCCTCGGGAGTTGGCCTTGATGACGGCCCTGATGTTGCGCCCGGGCCATGCGGTCAGCAAAGAACGCTTATTTGAAGTGGTGTTTCCCGGTCAGGTGGATGTGCAGTTTGAAGCGATCGAGGTGGTGGTGTACCGCCTGCGCAAGAAGCTCACCGCCATGCGGGTCAGCCTGGTGACCCTGCGCGGTCT